The Bombus affinis isolate iyBomAffi1 unplaced genomic scaffold, iyBomAffi1.2 ctg00000123.1, whole genome shotgun sequence genome has a segment encoding these proteins:
- the LOC126927487 gene encoding katanin p60 ATPase-containing subunit A-like 2 yields MKFQKYPILCKKITGKEIKTREMTNANKVKETRSESVKGRNVQQKMTGDATDDINLAMTVTPIFANESDGASSEELFNVSMEQSTQSKISQRARKLYIDNPELRKIAEDISCEIILTKLNVYWDNIVGLEECKSAIKEAIVYPLKYPIFFNGPFSPWKGILLYGPPGTGKTMLAKAVATECQCTFFNITASSLVSKWRGDSEKYIRVLFELAYNYSPTIIFIDEIDWIGTNKGVNCTLSEPAKRFRSELLSRLDGLVSNENSNVVLLAATNCPWDIDAALHRRLEKKIYVSLPNEVTRLDMFKLYLSNQLLENMDIVNHIIKSTEKYSCADIKLLCKQAWLLEISPMWEKLEKKETSVTTLKYELKNYEIIAKLLKTMSPTVTDVDRYKARNKYVCHKNIF; encoded by the exons atgaaattccaaaaatatcctatattgtgcaagaaaataactggaaaggaaataaagacgagggaaatgacaaatgcgaacaaagt caaagaaacgagaagtgagtctgtgaaagggaggaatgtacaacagaagatgacgggtgacgctacggatgatattaatctcgcaatgacagtgacaccaattttcgccaatgaaagcgatggagcttcatcagaagagctatttaacgtctcaatggaacaatccacgcaatcaaagatatcgcaACGGGCtcggaagctttatatagacaatccggaattgcggaagattgctgaagacatttcatgc gaaatcatactgacaaaattaaatgtatattgggacaacattgtaggcctagaggaatgtaaatctgctattaaggaggccattgtgtatccccttaagtaccctatcttttttaatggcccattttctccctggaaaggtattctgctatacggaccacctggtacag ggaagacgatgttggcgaaggcagtcgcaacagaatgccaatgcaccttttttaacataacggccagctcattggtgagcaaatggagaggcgattccgagaagtatatccgt gttttatttgaacttgcctataattattcgcctacaattatttttatcgacgagattgactggataggcacaaataaaggagtaaactgtacattgtctgaacctgcaaagagattcagatcagaacttctttctagattggatggattagtatctaacgaaaattctaatgtagttcttttggctgcaactaattgcccttg ggacattgatgcagctttacacagacgcctcgaaaagaaaatatacgtatcattaccaaatgaagttactcgactcgatatgttcaaattataccttagcaaccagttattagagaatatggatattgtaaaccacataataaaatctactgaaaaatattcttgcgcggatataaaattgctttgtaagcaagcatggctgctagaaataagtccaatgtgggaaaaacttgaaaaaaaagaaacatctgttacgactttgaaatatgaattaaagaattatgaaataatagcaaaattgttaaaaacaatgtcacctacagtcacggatgtggatagatataaagcgcggaataaatatgtatgccataagaacatattttaa